From a region of the Gemmatimonadota bacterium genome:
- a CDS encoding diacylglycerol kinase family protein has product MISGEAERFQLIVNPQAAGGRAGRVAEDAAEALRCRGVEVVLRETTGPGVATDMALAAAREGFAAVIALGGDGTVHEVAEGLMRAGTSADGRPALGVVPAGTGNDFVKALGIDRDIRAALDAIAAGEARPFDIGSARWAGGEETFVNAVGTGIDVEVVRQLEKLPRMPGVASYVVALVRALGKYRAVPLTIELDGDALERRVMIIAVANGRCIGGGFHVCPRARPDDGLLDVCVVEEVGLLGIARIMPRIMRGTHTEMERVSLHRAKTVRITAAGDEDLFFQLDGELREPAGARELSVRVLPGALRVFAPPREQG; this is encoded by the coding sequence GTGATCTCTGGAGAGGCCGAGCGGTTCCAGTTGATCGTGAACCCGCAGGCGGCCGGTGGCCGGGCGGGTCGTGTGGCCGAGGACGCGGCCGAAGCGCTTCGCTGCCGGGGCGTTGAAGTCGTGCTGCGCGAAACCACGGGCCCGGGCGTGGCCACGGACATGGCGCTGGCCGCCGCGCGGGAAGGCTTCGCGGCCGTCATCGCGCTGGGGGGCGACGGAACCGTGCACGAGGTGGCCGAGGGCCTGATGCGCGCGGGGACATCGGCCGACGGCCGCCCGGCCCTGGGCGTGGTGCCGGCCGGCACGGGGAACGACTTCGTGAAGGCGCTGGGGATCGACCGGGACATCCGCGCGGCCCTGGACGCCATCGCGGCGGGTGAGGCGCGGCCGTTCGACATCGGCTCGGCGCGCTGGGCCGGCGGGGAAGAGACGTTCGTCAACGCGGTCGGCACGGGCATCGACGTGGAAGTCGTACGCCAACTGGAGAAGCTGCCGCGCATGCCGGGAGTCGCGTCCTATGTCGTGGCGCTGGTCCGCGCGCTCGGCAAGTATCGAGCGGTGCCGCTCACCATCGAACTCGATGGCGACGCGCTCGAGCGCCGCGTGATGATCATCGCGGTCGCGAACGGGCGCTGCATCGGCGGCGGCTTCCACGTGTGCCCCCGGGCCAGGCCCGACGACGGATTGCTGGACGTTTGCGTGGTGGAGGAGGTAGGCCTGTTGGGCATCGCTCGCATCATGCCGCGGATCATGCGCGGCACGCACACGGAAATGGAACGCGTTTCGCTGCACCGAGCGAAAACTGTGAGGATCACGGCGGCGGGAGATGAGGATCTGTTCTTTCAACTGGACGGCGAGCTGCGGGAGCCGGCCGGGGCCCGCGAGCTGAGCGTCCGGGTGCTACCCGGCGCCCTGCGCGTTTTCGCCCCGCCTCGGGAGCAGGGGTGA
- a CDS encoding DUF5683 domain-containing protein — translation MSGVRRRATVGTWAFALLAAAPLAGQVPADSVAPQDSAAAGPRRPVTQAPDTLTPGLGGPSPAGALVRSLLLPGWGQLNVGSHGRGFVYMAVHGVNTFMVVKTFNRLDDVRERRDLAVDAARDSIVDLALSDTILARVLEEVPDTLDVLAEADPEASRLTRLSEARRQHREDWLVWSGFWILANGIDAFVAAHLADFPAQIDVEPVREAGESRLRLGVTVPLGRRR, via the coding sequence GTGAGCGGGGTGCGCCGCCGCGCTACCGTCGGGACGTGGGCCTTCGCGCTTCTCGCCGCGGCGCCGCTAGCGGGGCAGGTGCCCGCCGACAGCGTCGCGCCACAGGACAGCGCCGCCGCGGGCCCGCGCAGGCCCGTGACCCAGGCGCCCGATACGCTGACGCCGGGTCTGGGCGGCCCGAGCCCGGCTGGGGCGCTGGTTCGTTCGCTCCTTCTGCCCGGGTGGGGCCAGCTCAACGTGGGCTCGCACGGCCGCGGCTTCGTGTACATGGCCGTTCACGGGGTCAACACCTTCATGGTGGTGAAGACCTTCAACCGGCTCGACGACGTGCGCGAGCGGCGCGACCTGGCGGTGGACGCGGCGCGCGACTCCATCGTCGATCTCGCCCTGAGCGACACCATCCTCGCGCGCGTCTTGGAGGAGGTTCCCGACACCCTCGACGTGCTGGCGGAGGCGGACCCCGAGGCTAGCAGGCTCACGCGCCTGTCCGAGGCGCGCCGGCAGCACCGGGAGGACTGGCTGGTGTGGAGCGGCTTCTGGATACTGGCCAACGGCATCGACGCCTTCGTGGCCGCCCATCTCGCGGACTTCCCGGCGCAGATCGACGTGGAGCCCGTGCGCGAGGCGGGGGAATCGAGGCTCCGGCTCGGCGTAACCGTGCCCCTCGGTCGACGAAGATGA
- the murI gene encoding glutamate racemase — protein sequence MSETADRPIGVFDSGIGGLTVVRELVRRLPNESVIYFGDTARVPYGPKSPETIRRYAREAAALLLQRGVKTLVVACNTATAHAEEALAAELSVPVVGVVDPGARAAARSTRTARVGVLGTTGTIASGVYDRRIRELLPDARVFAQPCPLFVPLAEEGMADHEAARLIALHYLQPVRDLNVDVAILGCTHYPILRPLIADALGPGVQLVDSGAETAAAIEAVLASAGLLRADSTPPAYEYIVSDSPGRFREVGSRFVGAPIDRAVLLGAEVAADG from the coding sequence ATGAGCGAGACCGCGGACCGCCCGATCGGCGTGTTCGATTCGGGCATCGGCGGGCTCACGGTGGTGCGGGAACTCGTGCGTCGGCTTCCCAACGAGTCCGTGATCTACTTCGGAGACACGGCCCGGGTCCCATACGGCCCCAAGTCGCCGGAAACTATCCGGCGATACGCGCGCGAGGCGGCGGCGCTCCTGCTCCAGCGCGGGGTAAAGACGCTGGTGGTGGCGTGCAACACCGCCACGGCACACGCGGAGGAGGCGCTCGCCGCGGAACTATCGGTCCCGGTCGTGGGCGTCGTCGACCCCGGAGCGCGGGCGGCGGCACGGTCCACACGGACGGCGCGGGTAGGGGTCCTGGGCACGACCGGTACCATCGCTTCGGGGGTCTACGACCGGCGCATCCGCGAGTTGCTGCCCGACGCCCGGGTGTTCGCGCAGCCCTGTCCGCTGTTCGTGCCGTTGGCGGAGGAGGGGATGGCGGATCACGAGGCGGCCAGGCTCATCGCCCTTCACTATCTGCAACCCGTCCGCGACCTGAACGTGGACGTGGCCATCCTGGGCTGCACGCACTACCCGATCCTGCGGCCGCTCATAGCCGACGCGCTGGGGCCGGGCGTTCAGCTCGTGGACTCCGGCGCCGAGACCGCGGCGGCGATCGAGGCAGTCCTCGCGTCCGCCGGCCTGCTGCGCGCCGATTCGACGCCGCCGGCGTACGAGTACATCGTCAGCGATTCGCCGGGGCGCTTTCGGGAAGTAGGAAGCCGCTTCGTGGGTGCGCCGATCGACCGCGCGGTGCTACTCGGTGCCGAGGTGGCGGCCGACGGTTAG